From the Gemmatimonadaceae bacterium genome, the window CACGACCCGAGTACGGTCTCTGATTGCAATTTCGCCGGGCGCTTCTTATCCTTGCCCGATTCGCCTTTTTGACGCACTCAATCGGTAATCCTGCTATGCCAATAGAGCCAGATCGACAGCAATCCGAAGCGAACACTCCAGCTGCCAAACCCTGGTGGCAAAGAGCCGACGTCATCATTGCCGGCCTCATAGTCCTCGCTGTTCTCGTGTATATCGGCCGCGGCCGGGACAACAACCCGCAAACCTCAAACACGCCCGAACCGGTGCCGGCAGCTGCGACTCCGACAGCACCACCGCTGAGCAAGGAAGCTCAGGCAGCCTTCACGCAGGCCACAAACGAAGGGCTGAACTATTACTACAAGACCAAAGAGTACGACAAAGCCGAACAGTCGTTTCGCAAATCGATCGAGATCGCTCCTGACAACGCCGTGGGGTACAACAACCTTGGCAGCGCGCTGAACGATCAAAAAAAATGGGACGAAGCGATCATTGTCCTCAGTCGAGCCGTCGAGCTGGATCCCAACTTCGCCACCGCACGGAATAACCTCGCCTGGGCGCGCGCGCAGAAGGCTAAGCAGGGGCCGTGAGCCGGGAGGCTTCCCGCAGACCCTTCGTCGCTGCGGCCCTCGCCGCCACCGTTCTGATCCTCTCTGCGTATTCCAACTCCTTTCACAACGGGTTTCACTTCGACGAAGCATACCTAATAGTCAATAACCTGTTCATCCGGGACCTCGCGAACATCCCTCGCTTCTTCACGGATGCCCGGACCTTCAGCACCTACCTTCCAAACGCGAACTATCGGCCTCTAAACGCCGTCACGTACGCGTTCGACTACTGGCGTGCCGGCGGCTTGAATCCAGTGCAGTTTCACGTCACCCAGATCGTCCTGCTGCTGGCGACGGGAACGCTGCTCTGGCTGCTCTACCGCCACATCTTTCGCGACACCGGCGAGACCCGCCCGGCCGAAGGGGCCGCGCTGTTTGCGGCCGCGCTCTTCTGCATCCACACGGGCAATACCCAGACAGTCAACTACATCTCCGCCCGCTCCGAATTACTCTCGGGGCTCGGCGTGCTGGGCGGATTCATTGTCTACATCCAGAAGCCGGAATGGCGCCGGTATTACGTGTACCTGATTCCTCCTGCTGTTGGGGCACTGGCCAAGACACCGGCTGTCATGTTCGCGCCGCTATTTCTCGCCTACCTGCTGCTAATCGAACAGCAGCTCGCCCTTGCGGAAATATTCAGTCGGCGCGGCTGGCCGCAGGTGCGCAGCGTCCTCTTTCGCTCGGTGCCAGCGTTCCTCATGGCCGTCGTGATGTACAAATTCGTGGAGGGGATGAATCCCCCCGGCCAGACCTACGGCGGTGGAAGTCGGATGGATTATCTCGCGACCGAAACCTGGGTCTGGGTTCGGTACGTCCGGCTCTTCTTTTTTCCAAGCGGGTTATCAGCCGATACGGATCTCAAGCCGTTCACGAGCTGGCTTGATGCTCGCGTCTTCGCCGGGCTGGTGCTGCTCGCCGTGTCCGTTGTCTGCATGTGGCGCGCGTCGCGCAGCCGTGAGCTGCGACCGGTGGCGTTCGGGATCGCATGGTTCTGGATAGCTCTGGTTCCATCGTCCACGATCTTTCCCATCGGGGAGACCACTAACGACCACCGCGTTTTCTTCCCGTTCATGGGCTTCACCGCGGCCATAGTCTGGTGGGCCGTCGTGCTCTTCCAACGTGCGGCCAGAAAAAACGCGTCATTTCGACGCGCAATCGGAACGTTCGCATTGCCTGCATGCGCGCTGATCCTGGGAATTCACGCGATTGCTACCTACAATCGAAATCGCGTCTGGCTCAATGAAGAAACGCTTTGGGCTGACGTCACGATCAAGAGTCCGAGAAATGGACGCGGTCTCATGAATTACGGCCTCACGCAGATGCGACAGGGTCGTTACACGGTCGCGAGGGACTACTTCACGAGGGCCTACGTATTCAACCCCAACTACCCGACGCTGCATGTTAATCTCGGGATAGTCACGGACGCGATGGGCGACACAGCGGCCGCCGAGGGATGGTTTCTTCGCGCGCTGCACCTCGATCCGAACTATCAAGCGGGACACAGCTTTTATGCCCGCTGGCTCGCGCGTCACGGCCGCCCCAAGGAAGCCATTTCTCACCTCGAGCGAGCCGTTGTTCTCAGTCCCGGCGATCTTGAGGCGCGTCATGCCCTACTCGAGCTCTACGCGGCGACCGGCGATAACGCAAAGCTCGCTTCACTCGTCCGGGACATCCTGGCACTCGCACCAGGCGATTCCGTTGCCCGTGCATACGCGACGAGAATACCTCCGCAAGTGAACGATACACGATGAGCAGGCAAATCACCGAGTCTCCGCGTATTGCCGTGATCGTGCCTTGTTACAACGAGGAGGTTGCAATAGCCACGGTCGTGAAGCAATTCAAGGCCGCGTTGCCGAGTGCGACCGTTTACGTCTACGACAATGCGTCGACGGATCGCACTTCCGATGTAGCCAGAGCTGCTGGCGCCGTAGTCCGCTTCGAGCCGCGGAAAGGGAAAGGGAACGTGGTTCGCCGGATGTTCGCGGACGTGGATGCCGACATTTATGTCATGGTGGACGGGGATGCGACGTATGACGCCGGGTCTGCACTCGAGATGATCGATCGGCTCGCGAGCGGCAACCTCGATATGGTCGTCGCAAATCGCCAATCGGAGGCAGTGGCCGCATACAGAGCAGGGCATCAGTTCGGGAACCGGCTGTTCAACCGGATACTCGAGACTCTCTTCAACAGCTCGTTTCAGGACATCTTTTCCGGTTACCGGGCCTTCTCCCGCCGCTTCGTGAAATCCTTTCCAGCCGCGTCAACTGGTTTCGACATTGAAACGGAGCTGACTGTTCACGCTCTCGAGTTGTCGATGCCTGTCGGGCAGATTGAATCCCCGTATGGCGCGCGCCCGGAAGGCTCGGAGAGCAAGCTCCGCACGTACCGTCACGGCTCGATGATCCTCTGGCGGATCATGATTTTGTACAAGGAAGTGAGGCCGTTCCAGTTTTTCTCGGCGATCGCTCTCATGCTGGCTGTGACATCGACAGTGCTCGTGTATCCAATCGTGGTCACTTACATCGAGACCGGGCTTGTCCCTCGCTTTCCGACGGCAATTCTGGCAACAGGATTGATGATTCTGGCGTTCATCAGCATCACCTGTGGACTCATCCTGGACAGCGGCCGCCGCGGGAGGCGTGAAATGAAGCACTTGCTGTATCTCCAGCAGTCATAGGCATTCAAGCTGACGCGTTCTCCTGAATGGTGAGCTGGTTGCGCAGGCGCGATCCGTGGGACACAGCTACGCTGATTCTCCTCGTTGTGGTCGCCGTAATAATGTTCCTCACGTTTCGCGACTACGGCGTCTCCTGGGACGAGGAGTTTTCCAGAACGCAGGGCACCGATTTCCTCAGGTGGTACACGTCCGGCTTTCGTGATTACTCGATCATGCGGACTCAGTTGGACGAGTACCTGTACGGCCACTTCTTCAACACGATATCCATACTCGTCTCCGATCATTTGCCATTTGGCCCGTACGAGGGTGGCCATCTGGTAATCGCGATGACCGGGCTCCTCGGGATCTTCTTTGCCTACCGATTGGGCAGGCTTCTCGCCGGACCGATGGCGGGATTTCTTTCCGCATTGATCCTGACGCTCACACCGACGTACTTCGGCCACTCGTTCATCAATCCTAAGGACTTGCCATTTGCAGTCTTCTTTCTGGTGGCCGTGTACTATCTGGTTCGGCTCTACGACGAATTACCGGCCCCTCGAGCCCGAGCCGTCGTAGTCACTGGCATTGCGATTGGACTGGCTCTGGGCATTCGGGTTGGCGGAGTCATCCTGTTCGGATACTTGGTAGTGCTGGTCGGCTTGTGGTATCTGGTTCGGTACACTAGACAGCGCTCACTGAGAACAGCCATCGTAGCGACCGACGTTCGCGACACGCTTGTGGCCATGATCCTGATCGTCGCGCTCGCCTGGGCGGTGATGCTGGTCTGGTGGCCATTCGCGCAGCTCGATCCGATCGCGAATCCGCTGGCGGGCATCCAGAAAAGTGCGAGCTACAGTAGCGCCAAGTGGACGAATTTATACCAGGGCACTTACACCCCGGCCGATTCTCTCCCTTGGCATTATCTGCCTGTCCTGTTTCTGGTCATGCTCCCGGAGTATTACGTCGTTGGAATGGTTGCCGGCATCGCTGGTCTCGTGATGCTGATGATTCATAATCGGCATGGTGACGGCAAAGTGAAAACGGACGCCGTCGCCAAGCTCTTGTTCTGCGTGTTCGCCGCACTCTTCCCGCTGGTTGTCGCACTCGTGGTGCGCCCCGTCGTGTACGATGGGACGCGGCTGTTCCTATTCGTCATACCGCCGCTTGCCGTGCTTTCAGGAGTGGCCATATGGTGGCTTCTTTCGCGGGCGCTCCCGCCGATATCAAGGATGGCGGCAGCCTTGCTTCTCGTAGTCATTGCCGCGGCGACAATCATCGACATGGTAAGGCTCTACCCGTACGAGTACGCGTTCTTCAACCGGTCGTCTGGAGGAATTCGCGGGGCCTACGGCCGATTCGAGACAGAATACTGGGGAGTATCGTACAAGGAAGGGGTCGACTGGCTCAGCAAGAATTACAGGCCTGACGCTCCGCCTGCGTCGATTCGTGTCGGCAACACGAGCAACCCATTTCTCACAGGATACTATTTTTCCGCCGACCGACCATCCACCCGGCGCTTTGTCCAGGTCGGACTCGACCAGAATCCGAACGTGATTCTCTCGATCACGCGGTGGAATCAACATCTCAACTATCCGGGCAGGGTATTGCACGTAGTCGAACGAATGGGAACGCCCTTGCTCTACGTGATCGAAACGAACCCTGCAATCGAGGCACCCTCGTCGTGAGCGTTCCTGCTACTGCGGCTTCTCCTGCAGAATCACCTCGAAGTGCTGACGGGTCGCTCTTCCGTTTGCTGGCACCCCCAGATCGTCATCAGGACCCAGTATTACTTCAAGTACCTTGTATCCGTCTTCACCTCCATCCTCGAAGCTGCGGAAGTACGCGTCCTTGAATCCGAGTATGTGTCCGAACTCGTGAACGAGAGTGCCGTGCGCGATCGAATGGGGCCCCAGAATGATGCTCCGTCCGAATAGGTAGGTAAGATTACCGCCGGTAGTGAGCACCGCGCCGTCAGGAGGGAACCGCTTGACGTGCTCGGGAATTAC encodes:
- a CDS encoding tetratricopeptide repeat protein encodes the protein MPIEPDRQQSEANTPAAKPWWQRADVIIAGLIVLAVLVYIGRGRDNNPQTSNTPEPVPAAATPTAPPLSKEAQAAFTQATNEGLNYYYKTKEYDKAEQSFRKSIEIAPDNAVGYNNLGSALNDQKKWDEAIIVLSRAVELDPNFATARNNLAWARAQKAKQGP
- a CDS encoding tetratricopeptide repeat protein, translating into MSREASRRPFVAAALAATVLILSAYSNSFHNGFHFDEAYLIVNNLFIRDLANIPRFFTDARTFSTYLPNANYRPLNAVTYAFDYWRAGGLNPVQFHVTQIVLLLATGTLLWLLYRHIFRDTGETRPAEGAALFAAALFCIHTGNTQTVNYISARSELLSGLGVLGGFIVYIQKPEWRRYYVYLIPPAVGALAKTPAVMFAPLFLAYLLLIEQQLALAEIFSRRGWPQVRSVLFRSVPAFLMAVVMYKFVEGMNPPGQTYGGGSRMDYLATETWVWVRYVRLFFFPSGLSADTDLKPFTSWLDARVFAGLVLLAVSVVCMWRASRSRELRPVAFGIAWFWIALVPSSTIFPIGETTNDHRVFFPFMGFTAAIVWWAVVLFQRAARKNASFRRAIGTFALPACALILGIHAIATYNRNRVWLNEETLWADVTIKSPRNGRGLMNYGLTQMRQGRYTVARDYFTRAYVFNPNYPTLHVNLGIVTDAMGDTAAAEGWFLRALHLDPNYQAGHSFYARWLARHGRPKEAISHLERAVVLSPGDLEARHALLELYAATGDNAKLASLVRDILALAPGDSVARAYATRIPPQVNDTR
- a CDS encoding glycosyltransferase, with product MSRQITESPRIAVIVPCYNEEVAIATVVKQFKAALPSATVYVYDNASTDRTSDVARAAGAVVRFEPRKGKGNVVRRMFADVDADIYVMVDGDATYDAGSALEMIDRLASGNLDMVVANRQSEAVAAYRAGHQFGNRLFNRILETLFNSSFQDIFSGYRAFSRRFVKSFPAASTGFDIETELTVHALELSMPVGQIESPYGARPEGSESKLRTYRHGSMILWRIMILYKEVRPFQFFSAIALMLAVTSTVLVYPIVVTYIETGLVPRFPTAILATGLMILAFISITCGLILDSGRRGRREMKHLLYLQQS
- a CDS encoding glycosyltransferase family 39 protein, whose protein sequence is MVSWLRRRDPWDTATLILLVVVAVIMFLTFRDYGVSWDEEFSRTQGTDFLRWYTSGFRDYSIMRTQLDEYLYGHFFNTISILVSDHLPFGPYEGGHLVIAMTGLLGIFFAYRLGRLLAGPMAGFLSALILTLTPTYFGHSFINPKDLPFAVFFLVAVYYLVRLYDELPAPRARAVVVTGIAIGLALGIRVGGVILFGYLVVLVGLWYLVRYTRQRSLRTAIVATDVRDTLVAMILIVALAWAVMLVWWPFAQLDPIANPLAGIQKSASYSSAKWTNLYQGTYTPADSLPWHYLPVLFLVMLPEYYVVGMVAGIAGLVMLMIHNRHGDGKVKTDAVAKLLFCVFAALFPLVVALVVRPVVYDGTRLFLFVIPPLAVLSGVAIWWLLSRALPPISRMAAALLLVVIAAATIIDMVRLYPYEYAFFNRSSGGIRGAYGRFETEYWGVSYKEGVDWLSKNYRPDAPPASIRVGNTSNPFLTGYYFSADRPSTRRFVQVGLDQNPNVILSITRWNQHLNYPGRVLHVVERMGTPLLYVIETNPAIEAPSS